One window of the Diospyros lotus cultivar Yz01 chromosome 12, ASM1463336v1, whole genome shotgun sequence genome contains the following:
- the LOC127814101 gene encoding LOW QUALITY PROTEIN: uncharacterized protein LOC127814101 (The sequence of the model RefSeq protein was modified relative to this genomic sequence to represent the inferred CDS: deleted 2 bases in 1 codon): protein MEPAKIDWKAIDSVFEVDDLYEHINAPTWVDFSAPDQPLDDESWFCKPDCNHPKTVDDFLKGSPPSKLQRLAATVSEILPSGNRNRRDGNLKRRGLVQPSLHQTKTQNATDLSKSENQNPNFSSTPTHQYTNAMKAAMKSSTEKKPIDDSSQREPRPQLKSTLSARNLFAGRDIVNQITEFCNELKRLATRGKERENVERPNEEKSSMAAKKREDNLPGSDERKKERKPLLEVSKEKCESIEKDCVKEKQRRKKWAEDAENIPIISVDLKNVKHKEGDSLLQIRTCPPSPQGFSADRGPTKAIPLKASRCKPLERRGILEELKQSNAELKKEEAVERSNQAKMASVVAERGEARSLDVFWFLKPCTLSS, encoded by the exons ATGGAGCCAGCCAAGATCGACTGGAAAGCCATAGATTCAGTGTTTGAGGTAGACGATTTGTACGAACACATCAACGCTCCCACATGGGTCGATTTCTCAGCTCCCGATCAGCCTCTTGATGACGAGTCTTGGTTCTGCAAACCCg ATTGCAATCATCCAAAAACGGTTGATGATTTCCTCAAAGGGTCACCTCCTTCCAAG CTTCAGAGATTAGCGGCTACCGTATCAGAGATCCTACCAAGCGGTAATCGAAACAGAAG GGATGGTAATTTGAAGAGAAGAGGGCTTGTTCAACCTTCACTTCATCAAACAAAGACTCAAAATGCGACAGATTTGTCGAAG AGTGAGAACCAGAATCCCAACTTCTCCTCGACTCCAACTCACCAATACACCAACGCCATGAAGGCCGCAATGAAATCAAGCACAGAAAAGAAGCCAATCGATGATTCCTCGCAAAGGGAACCGAGGCCGCAGCTTAAGAGCACCCTTTCTGCGCGAAATCTGTTTGCCGGGCGGGATATAGTGAATCAGATCACAGAGTTCTGCAATGAGTTGAAGAGATTGGCAACAAGGGGTAAAGAGAGGGAAAATGTGGAGAGACCAAATGAGGAGAAAAGTTCGATGGCTGCAAAGAAACGGGAGGATAACTTGCCGGGGTCAGatgagaggaagaaagagaggaagcCATTGCTTGAGGTGAGTAAAGAGAAATGTGAGTCCATTGAGAAGGACTGTGTCAAAGAGAAGCAGAGGAGGAAGAA GTGGGCTGAAGACGCAGAAAACATCCCAATAATATCGGTGGATCTGAAGAATGTAAAGCACAAAGAAGGTGATAGTTTGCTGCAAATTAGGACTTGTCCTCCCTCCCCTCAAGGCTTCTCGGCTGATCGTGGCCCCACCAAAGCCATTCCTCTCAAAGCATCGCGGTGCAAGCCTCTG GAGAGGAGGGGAATTCTTGAGGAGCTGAAGCAGAGCAATGCAGAGCTGAAGAAGGAGGAAGCTGTGGAGAGGAGCAACCAGGCGAAAATGGCTTCTGTGGTTGCTGAAAGAGGAGAAGCAAGAAGCTTGGATGTTTTCTGGTTTTTAAAGCCTTGCACACTTTCTAGCTAA